The Altererythrobacter sp. ZODW24 genome window below encodes:
- a CDS encoding nuclear transport factor 2 family protein, with amino-acid sequence MMKQAILIPALLAAATAGCTTVHTNQVVAAPSAEEAAVKAAVLDYFQGQGQASADRLNKAFAEDVAVMVSPAREGPGFQRREMSEIIPAWASNSNPIGERSDYSFLSVEIVDDRLATVTFRSTDRFYDALTLIKHSGEWQIVAKAYVPQ; translated from the coding sequence ATGATGAAACAAGCGATACTTATTCCAGCGCTGCTCGCGGCCGCGACTGCGGGCTGCACTACCGTTCATACCAATCAGGTTGTTGCCGCACCTTCTGCTGAAGAGGCCGCCGTGAAAGCTGCCGTGCTCGACTATTTCCAAGGTCAGGGCCAGGCGAGCGCAGACCGGCTCAACAAAGCATTCGCCGAGGATGTAGCCGTCATGGTCAGTCCAGCGCGCGAAGGGCCGGGTTTCCAGCGCCGCGAAATGAGCGAGATTATCCCTGCCTGGGCGTCTAATTCGAACCCCATAGGTGAGCGTTCCGATTACAGCTTTTTGTCAGTCGAGATTGTGGATGATCGCTTGGCCACGGTGACTTTCCGTTCGACCGACCGGTTTTACGACGCTCTCACACTGATCAAGCACAGCGGTGAGTGGCAGATTGTTGCCAAGGCATACGTTCCGCAATGA
- a CDS encoding ABC transporter ATP-binding protein has protein sequence METLPTSPKSGVVRDVLRLAGGNRIGWLAFLSVVAALTEGFGFAMLVPLLASMGGGTPEFLGPKLAELIGGVSLWVWLGIFAALITVRAVADYWRALAAHDLSVAIVDGLRSRLTAALLAAEWRALSGMRQSDNRALLISTIDRTGDALDASFNIIRATATLSAIGLAAFVISPLVALAAGGLGIVVLLAYANLRGKARVLGEEVRSGYDTIYARLEEALGALRVIKGFGKEADTQSGIAESFGGLRTTQREYLRLTGRARVAFTVLAAAALGLLVWLSAAHWSVPLIVMVPLVALFARGASQFTFLQDNWQIWAHHSPALTAARDMIAETEANAELVGAASADSPVLNEAIELAGVTVCFREGQEVLDQLDMSLPANSSTALTGPSGGGKSTLADLLAGLISPDDGQVLIDGTPLDGTLRNSWRRSVAYVQQEPVLFGGSVADNLRWADANVSEDAIRDALSRASASFAFDLPGGIDCQLGEGGKQLSGGERQRIALARALIMRPQLLILDEATSALDDASDEAIAKALSGLKGSLTILIISHRGALAKIADRTVRLDNGKIVSVAI, from the coding sequence ATGGAAACCCTTCCTACCTCGCCCAAGTCTGGAGTTGTTCGTGACGTTTTGCGGCTGGCGGGCGGCAATCGTATCGGTTGGTTGGCATTTCTGAGCGTGGTCGCGGCGCTGACCGAAGGCTTCGGCTTCGCCATGCTGGTTCCGCTGCTTGCAAGCATGGGAGGCGGGACACCTGAATTCCTTGGGCCGAAACTCGCCGAGCTAATTGGCGGCGTTTCCCTGTGGGTCTGGCTGGGAATTTTCGCAGCGTTGATCACTGTGCGGGCCGTTGCCGATTATTGGCGCGCGCTTGCGGCCCATGACCTGTCGGTCGCGATTGTAGATGGCCTCCGTTCGCGTCTGACCGCCGCCTTGCTCGCCGCTGAATGGCGAGCGCTGTCCGGCATGCGGCAAAGCGACAACCGTGCGCTGTTGATCTCGACCATCGATCGGACAGGCGATGCATTGGATGCAAGTTTCAACATCATCCGTGCCACCGCGACCCTGTCCGCCATCGGACTTGCTGCATTTGTGATTTCACCGTTGGTCGCCCTGGCCGCTGGCGGTCTCGGCATAGTCGTCCTGCTGGCCTATGCAAATCTGCGCGGCAAGGCTCGTGTCTTGGGCGAAGAAGTCCGCAGCGGTTATGATACGATCTATGCCCGGCTGGAAGAAGCGCTCGGCGCGCTGCGTGTGATTAAAGGCTTCGGCAAAGAGGCTGACACGCAGTCGGGCATCGCCGAAAGCTTCGGCGGATTGCGCACAACGCAGCGTGAATATCTGCGATTGACCGGGCGGGCCCGCGTTGCCTTCACCGTACTCGCCGCCGCTGCATTGGGCCTACTGGTCTGGCTTTCAGCGGCGCATTGGAGCGTGCCGCTCATCGTCATGGTTCCGCTAGTCGCTTTGTTTGCGCGCGGTGCAAGCCAGTTCACATTCCTGCAGGATAATTGGCAGATTTGGGCGCACCATTCACCGGCTCTTACCGCTGCACGCGACATGATCGCAGAGACCGAAGCGAATGCCGAGCTGGTCGGCGCGGCGTCGGCCGACAGTCCAGTGCTGAACGAAGCAATCGAATTGGCGGGCGTCACGGTCTGCTTTCGCGAGGGCCAAGAAGTGCTCGACCAACTGGATATGAGCCTGCCCGCGAATAGCTCCACCGCACTGACCGGCCCATCCGGCGGCGGCAAAAGCACGCTCGCCGATTTGCTAGCCGGTTTGATTTCACCCGATGACGGCCAAGTTCTAATTGATGGCACACCGCTTGATGGCACACTTCGCAACAGCTGGCGGCGCTCCGTCGCCTATGTCCAGCAGGAGCCGGTGCTCTTCGGCGGAAGCGTGGCGGACAATCTACGCTGGGCAGATGCCAATGTCAGTGAAGACGCAATCCGGGACGCTCTAAGCCGTGCATCCGCAAGTTTCGCCTTCGATCTGCCGGGCGGGATAGATTGTCAGTTGGGCGAAGGCGGTAAACAGCTCTCAGGCGGTGAACGACAAAGGATCGCACTTGCCCGCGCGCTGATCATGAGGCCGCAGCTATTGATCCTTGATGAGGCGACCAGCGCATTGGACGACGCATCAGATGAAGCCATCGCGAAGGCGCTATCTGGCCTCAAAGGCAGTCTGACCATCCTGATTATCAGTCACCGGGGGGCGCTCGCCAAGATCGCTGATCGCACTGTCCGGCTAGACAATGGCAAGATCGTCTCGGTTGCAATCTGA
- a CDS encoding HIT family protein codes for MNATIRNFGHPQTLVHEFDHWVVLARPAQPTLGSLILAAKSDATEFGALPAEAHAELKIASAAIEAALAKAVSYAKINYLMLMMVDPHVHFHVLPRYEGAREWNAPDHERREFVDVGWPKVPNLGHAVALEGEELDQLVSWLKEHFVK; via the coding sequence ATGAACGCAACAATCCGAAATTTCGGCCATCCGCAAACCTTGGTGCATGAATTTGATCACTGGGTGGTGCTCGCACGGCCCGCACAACCAACCTTGGGAAGCCTGATCCTCGCCGCGAAGTCCGATGCGACCGAGTTCGGCGCGTTGCCAGCAGAGGCTCACGCAGAGTTAAAGATCGCCAGTGCGGCAATCGAAGCGGCACTCGCCAAAGCCGTGTCCTACGCCAAGATCAATTATTTGATGCTGATGATGGTCGATCCGCATGTCCATTTCCACGTATTGCCTCGCTATGAGGGTGCACGCGAATGGAACGCCCCTGATCATGAACGCCGTGAGTTTGTCGATGTTGGTTGGCCCAAAGTGCCAAACCTCGGCCATGCAGTTGCGCTTGAAGGCGAAGAACTGGACCAGCTGGTCAGTTGGCTAAAGGAACACTTCGTAAAATAG
- a CDS encoding phosphocholine cytidylyltransferase family protein, translating to MIEHAILLSAGQGSRMLPLTTERPKCMIDFSGKSLIEWQVEMLAKNGVKRIDIVTGFMTEKVEAVLDKLEWPGVTIRTLYNPFFKVADNLGSCWIARETMEGDFLILNGDTLVSDEIVKRVQQGNEWPIAVTVDIKPAYDSDDMKVTREGDGRLSRIGKTLSAAQSNSESIGFLAFRGEGAALFKEKVRATMRTPDGVNHWYLKVIDSLAQECDKVGTLSIEGLEWAEVDFLTDIEIATELTDRWAAKGEAEAQVEENPILRSVPLAN from the coding sequence ATGATAGAACACGCCATCCTCCTGAGCGCCGGCCAAGGCTCGCGCATGCTGCCGCTCACGACTGAGCGCCCGAAATGTATGATCGACTTCTCGGGTAAGTCGCTGATCGAATGGCAGGTCGAGATGCTCGCCAAGAACGGCGTGAAGCGGATTGATATTGTCACCGGCTTCATGACCGAGAAGGTCGAGGCTGTTTTGGACAAGCTCGAATGGCCCGGCGTAACCATTCGCACGCTCTACAATCCCTTCTTCAAGGTCGCGGATAACTTGGGATCTTGCTGGATTGCGCGTGAGACGATGGAGGGCGACTTCCTGATCCTGAACGGCGATACGCTGGTTTCTGACGAGATCGTGAAGCGCGTACAGCAGGGTAATGAATGGCCCATCGCGGTCACAGTCGATATCAAACCTGCTTATGACAGCGATGATATGAAGGTGACGCGCGAGGGTGACGGGCGGCTGTCACGTATCGGCAAGACGCTGTCTGCCGCACAGAGCAATTCGGAATCCATTGGCTTCCTGGCATTTCGCGGTGAAGGTGCGGCTCTGTTCAAGGAAAAGGTGCGCGCCACGATGCGCACGCCGGACGGCGTCAATCACTGGTACTTGAAAGTAATCGATAGTTTGGCGCAGGAATGCGACAAAGTCGGCACGCTTAGCATCGAAGGCCTCGAATGGGCTGAGGTTGATTTCCTGACCGATATCGAGATTGCGACCGAATTGACTGATCGCTGGGCTGCTAAGGGTGAGGCCGAGGCCCAAGTTGAAGAAAACCCTATTTTACGAAGTGTTCCTTTAGCCAACTGA
- a CDS encoding M20 family metallopeptidase, with amino-acid sequence MLTENLLDNARSISDRIVTLRRAIHAEPELGLQTPKTMAKVREELADLPLEWRVGGETTGAVAILRGARSGSRRVLLRGDMDALPMQEETCLPFASTIEGRMHACGHDTHTAMLAGAARILCEQQAELSGEVQFMFQPGEEGYHGARFMLDDGLIDPLPDAAFALHIMPNAEHGVIAGRTGALMAAADQFEITVKGRGGHASMPHDTRDPVPVACEIVTALQSLVTRRFNAAEAVVVTVSQMDAGSAHNIIPDTATLKGTMRTLSPENRAEVQVSIKRIAEGIASAHDLAADVVITQGFPVTICDGQAVELGRTVTTNLFGADGWKTLPAPIMGAEDFSYLLEKVPGAMFFLGVAKEGADWSSCCGIHSNRMMVDESVLPNGAAMLAGCAVQFLERGFD; translated from the coding sequence ATGCTGACAGAAAACCTACTCGATAACGCCCGCTCGATCTCCGACCGAATTGTCACCTTGCGGCGCGCGATTCACGCTGAACCGGAACTCGGACTGCAAACACCCAAGACGATGGCAAAGGTCCGCGAAGAGCTGGCTGATCTTCCGCTCGAATGGCGCGTTGGCGGCGAAACCACCGGTGCGGTCGCAATCCTCAGGGGTGCTAGGTCGGGGTCGCGGCGCGTTCTGCTGCGCGGAGATATGGACGCTCTACCAATGCAGGAGGAAACGTGCCTGCCCTTCGCCTCTACCATCGAGGGCCGGATGCACGCCTGCGGCCACGACACACATACGGCGATGTTGGCTGGTGCCGCGCGCATTCTTTGCGAGCAGCAGGCGGAGCTATCAGGTGAAGTCCAATTCATGTTCCAACCCGGCGAAGAGGGCTATCACGGCGCGCGCTTTATGCTCGACGACGGGCTGATCGATCCGCTGCCAGATGCCGCCTTTGCACTGCACATTATGCCCAATGCCGAGCACGGTGTTATCGCCGGGCGAACCGGAGCATTGATGGCCGCAGCCGATCAATTTGAAATCACCGTGAAGGGCCGTGGCGGTCATGCCTCGATGCCGCATGACACGCGCGATCCGGTGCCGGTTGCCTGCGAGATTGTGACTGCGCTGCAAAGCCTCGTCACTCGCCGCTTCAACGCCGCTGAAGCTGTAGTGGTCACCGTCTCGCAAATGGACGCTGGCAGCGCGCATAATATCATCCCTGATACGGCCACACTCAAAGGCACGATGCGCACGCTATCGCCTGAAAACCGTGCCGAAGTGCAAGTTTCGATCAAGCGCATAGCCGAGGGAATTGCATCAGCGCATGACCTCGCCGCCGATGTCGTCATCACGCAAGGTTTTCCGGTGACGATATGCGACGGCCAGGCCGTGGAGCTCGGCCGGACTGTCACCACCAACCTTTTCGGGGCCGATGGCTGGAAGACACTGCCCGCACCGATCATGGGGGCGGAGGATTTCTCGTACCTGCTCGAAAAAGTACCCGGCGCAATGTTCTTCCTCGGCGTGGCAAAGGAAGGCGCGGACTGGAGCAGCTGCTGCGGCATCCATTCGAACCGCATGATGGTGGACGAAAGCGTGCTGCCAAATGGCGCGGCAATGCTGGCAGGCTGCGCCGTGCAGTTCCTTGAACGCGGCTTCGATTGA
- a CDS encoding DUF2141 domain-containing protein, translated as MAKLLNTALAALALGGLAISAPAVAQYKQKISNNPAKCRGSGPAVKVTISGVKASSGTVRVQSYRGTKADWLKKGRWLSRIEVPAKAGTMSFCMPVPSNGTYGIAVRHDVNGNRKTDIFSDGGGMSNNPSINVFNLGKPSYKKTAFQVRGVKSISIRMRYR; from the coding sequence ATGGCTAAATTGCTGAACACCGCATTGGCGGCGCTGGCGCTTGGCGGCCTTGCAATATCAGCGCCAGCAGTGGCGCAATATAAGCAAAAGATCTCTAATAATCCTGCGAAATGCCGCGGGTCGGGGCCTGCTGTGAAGGTCACAATCTCGGGCGTGAAAGCGTCCAGCGGGACTGTTCGCGTGCAGAGCTATCGCGGAACGAAGGCTGACTGGCTCAAGAAGGGCCGTTGGCTCAGCCGGATCGAAGTACCCGCCAAAGCAGGCACAATGTCATTTTGCATGCCGGTGCCGAGCAACGGCACTTACGGCATCGCTGTGCGTCACGACGTGAACGGCAACCGCAAAACTGACATCTTTAGCGATGGCGGCGGGATGTCGAACAACCCCAGCATCAATGTCTTCAATTTGGGCAAGCCCAGTTACAAGAAGACTGCGTTTCAGGTCAGAGGTGTGAAGAGCATTTCGATCCGGATGCGCTACCGCTAA
- a CDS encoding nucleotidyltransferase family protein has protein sequence MKEPVAMVLAGSRGERDSVALQEDISHKALALVEGETLLARVIGALRDAGIKRILVSADDADVMKEALRLETEIVPPDIGPSGSVARGFTLSGAPLLVTTADHALLQGAWVKQFIADLPQGADIGVALAPRAAVEAAVPGSKRTYLKFADGEWSGCNLFLLATPEAANAIEAWRSVEANRKRPWRIAAKLGISTLWDYWRGKLTLDQAIIRLGERLNVQARLVPAKDGLAAVDVDKPQDLDEVRQIAAKRAG, from the coding sequence ATGAAAGAGCCGGTCGCAATGGTTCTCGCCGGTTCGCGGGGCGAGCGCGACAGCGTCGCTTTGCAGGAGGACATTTCGCATAAGGCGCTGGCATTGGTTGAGGGCGAGACCCTGCTCGCGCGGGTCATCGGCGCATTGCGCGATGCAGGTATCAAACGAATATTGGTGTCCGCAGACGATGCGGATGTGATGAAAGAGGCGTTGCGCTTAGAAACAGAGATCGTGCCGCCAGACATCGGTCCCAGCGGCAGCGTAGCGCGGGGATTTACGTTGTCCGGCGCGCCGCTGCTCGTCACCACAGCGGATCACGCCTTGCTGCAGGGCGCCTGGGTGAAGCAGTTCATCGCTGACCTTCCGCAAGGCGCGGATATTGGCGTTGCGCTTGCGCCGCGTGCTGCGGTTGAGGCTGCCGTACCCGGCAGCAAGCGCACTTATCTGAAATTTGCTGACGGGGAATGGAGTGGGTGCAACCTCTTCCTGCTGGCAACACCGGAGGCTGCCAATGCGATTGAAGCATGGCGCTCGGTCGAGGCCAACCGCAAGCGGCCGTGGCGCATTGCAGCTAAGCTCGGCATTTCAACTCTGTGGGATTATTGGCGCGGCAAGCTGACGTTGGATCAGGCCATCATTCGGCTGGGTGAACGTCTGAATGTGCAGGCGCGCTTGGTTCCGGCAAAGGATGGCCTAGCAGCGGTGGACGTTGATAAGCCGCAAGACCTCGACGAGGTGCGGCAGATCGCAGCCAAACGCGCAGGCTGA
- a CDS encoding diacylglycerol kinase family protein, giving the protein MMERASHPFSEMSGPTTNASGGPVTVPRRALEGRPLVGVIRNPRSHRNKGRDSLFTGHPDVIVVEPAGRTDLPRALTELAEQGINYLVINGGDGTIRDVLTKGLPVFGDDWPALIILPKGKTNALAVDLGAPTGWSLRDAMAAIENGRFIERSAIQVSPKADQGTQVSGFILGAGAFTKGIRAGQTAHDWGAFNSFAVGATSVWGIAQAFAGSASNLWRSGTKMGIWLGEKRKPMKHSGYGDTSRRWLLLASTLEYFPLGMKLFGRLGSGLKLAILDAPRRRMLGSLPLVLTFGWDRPWMPCSGLHRRVAHEFELELDGEFILDGEEFPAGHYVVKEGPKLRFVVP; this is encoded by the coding sequence ATGATGGAGCGTGCGAGCCACCCATTTTCCGAGATGTCGGGACCGACAACAAACGCCTCTGGCGGCCCGGTCACTGTGCCGCGGCGCGCGCTCGAAGGTCGCCCGCTCGTTGGCGTAATCCGCAACCCTCGCAGCCACCGGAACAAAGGTCGGGACTCGTTATTTACGGGCCACCCTGACGTCATTGTCGTGGAGCCAGCCGGGCGGACAGATCTGCCGCGCGCGCTAACGGAACTGGCCGAGCAGGGGATCAATTATCTCGTCATCAACGGCGGGGATGGCACCATTCGGGACGTGCTGACCAAGGGGCTGCCGGTGTTTGGCGACGATTGGCCAGCGCTGATCATCCTGCCGAAAGGCAAGACCAACGCCTTGGCAGTTGATCTTGGTGCGCCAACCGGTTGGTCGCTCCGCGATGCGATGGCCGCGATTGAAAACGGCCGCTTTATTGAGCGCAGCGCAATTCAGGTTAGCCCGAAAGCTGATCAGGGCACCCAAGTGAGCGGATTTATTCTGGGTGCTGGCGCTTTCACCAAGGGTATCCGCGCCGGACAAACCGCACATGACTGGGGCGCCTTCAATTCCTTTGCTGTGGGCGCAACATCGGTTTGGGGCATTGCGCAAGCATTCGCCGGATCGGCCAGTAACCTCTGGCGCAGCGGAACGAAAATGGGGATCTGGCTAGGCGAGAAACGCAAGCCAATGAAGCATAGTGGTTACGGCGATACGTCACGTCGCTGGCTGCTACTGGCCTCTACGCTGGAATATTTCCCGCTGGGTATGAAGCTGTTCGGCAGGCTGGGTTCAGGGCTCAAGCTTGCGATTCTGGATGCTCCGCGCCGCCGGATGCTTGGCTCACTGCCGCTTGTACTGACGTTCGGCTGGGACAGGCCGTGGATGCCGTGCAGCGGATTGCACCGCAGGGTGGCGCATGAATTTGAACTCGAACTCGATGGCGAATTTATTCTCGACGGTGAAGAATTTCCGGCGGGGCATTATGTCGTGAAAGAAGGCCCCAAACTGCGGTTCGTCGTCCCATGA
- a CDS encoding oligosaccharide flippase family protein, which translates to MTGKVRPMPESLLGRMFANVAWLLGGKGFGAVCSLAYLAILTRSLGLKDFGHFSLIFGTSQALIAIAGFQTWRVVVRYGAKHVHEKDWGAFGRLGMLAGALDAVGAILGCLIAWIAIYQFGDVLDLNPRLMDTAFWFVVAALWALVSAPTGIVRALDRFDMAVYVEAIVPLGRLLGGLAVWWTGPTLVKFLIVWAAVDLIESVIYWAMAKYLAPDSIRLRNLFHWKAAAEENPGIGRFFMITYASASLEATMRHGPLLAVGYFIGTSAAGLYRLAHQLAQGLSKLSGLLTRAAYAEISRARVAAKVEEFRKLAVQTTKIAGVAGMLLVGIAVAIGGDMLALLSGEEFRPAFTVLIPLTVAASFELASVAFEPVLHSTGRARYALAARLIAVCAMVTALLIFVQSGGAPGAAWAVALGGAVGYLAMGSMALITLKRVTREETSRDSAEASG; encoded by the coding sequence ATGACTGGCAAAGTCCGACCCATGCCTGAATCTCTGCTGGGCCGCATGTTTGCTAACGTCGCTTGGCTGCTGGGCGGTAAAGGCTTCGGCGCAGTCTGCAGTCTGGCCTATCTTGCTATTCTGACGCGGTCGCTCGGCCTGAAGGATTTCGGCCACTTCTCGCTCATCTTCGGTACGTCGCAGGCGCTGATCGCGATTGCCGGGTTCCAAACATGGCGCGTGGTGGTGCGATACGGCGCGAAGCATGTGCATGAGAAAGACTGGGGTGCATTTGGACGACTGGGCATGCTCGCCGGGGCGCTCGACGCTGTTGGCGCAATACTTGGCTGCCTGATCGCATGGATCGCGATTTATCAGTTCGGCGATGTGCTCGACCTCAATCCTAGGCTGATGGACACAGCCTTCTGGTTCGTCGTCGCGGCGCTTTGGGCATTGGTTTCCGCGCCCACCGGCATCGTCCGCGCGCTCGACCGCTTCGATATGGCGGTTTATGTCGAAGCAATCGTTCCACTAGGGCGTTTACTTGGCGGCCTGGCTGTCTGGTGGACCGGGCCAACTCTGGTGAAGTTCCTGATCGTATGGGCCGCAGTCGATTTGATTGAATCGGTCATTTATTGGGCAATGGCGAAGTACCTAGCGCCGGATTCCATTCGCCTCAGAAACCTCTTCCACTGGAAAGCCGCCGCTGAGGAAAATCCCGGTATCGGGCGGTTCTTCATGATCACCTATGCCAGCGCCTCACTCGAAGCGACGATGCGCCACGGTCCGCTGCTCGCCGTTGGCTACTTCATTGGCACAAGCGCAGCCGGTCTCTACCGCTTGGCACATCAACTCGCCCAAGGACTCTCCAAACTGTCAGGCCTGCTCACCCGCGCAGCCTATGCCGAAATCTCCCGCGCCCGCGTCGCCGCCAAGGTCGAGGAGTTTCGCAAACTCGCCGTCCAGACGACCAAGATCGCGGGTGTGGCGGGCATGCTGCTTGTCGGTATCGCGGTTGCCATCGGCGGCGACATGCTGGCGCTGCTGTCAGGCGAGGAGTTCCGTCCGGCCTTCACCGTTCTGATCCCTCTAACCGTAGCGGCCAGCTTCGAACTCGCCAGCGTTGCATTTGAGCCAGTGCTCCACTCCACCGGCCGCGCCCGCTATGCGCTTGCCGCCCGGTTAATCGCCGTGTGCGCGATGGTGACGGCGCTGCTGATTTTCGTGCAGTCGGGCGGAGCGCCCGGCGCCGCATGGGCTGTCGCATTAGGCGGTGCGGTGGGGTACCTCGCTATGGGGTCGATGGCGCTCATCACACTGAAGCGCGTGACCCGCGAAGAAACGAGTAGGGACTCCGCCGAAGCAAGCGGTTAG
- a CDS encoding CDP-alcohol phosphatidyltransferase family protein — protein MAPDLNMESVGSNPVRLWGLTMGERVHRLAVSLGLEGDGSGGTIVSNNAVTYDPAWLRHIADNPGMVLTLGGVPVLGHARDASEAAELRAAMAEERAAAVIAAQTVLTYEDGPTIENKQLRKRETPFLMPLTKETISPLERASYFGAYKGVTDVLTKYLWPEWALVLTRIAAKIGMTPNMVTAIGFICVVAATFLFANGQYWLGMGVGLIFMVFDTVDGKLARCTITSSWWGNIFDHGIDLIHPPFWWWFWATGLAVYGLPLSEPMFWAVQFVIQGGYILQRVIEGVFMRQNGMMHIHVWERFDSQFRLITARRNPNMVILFVSMIFARPDIGLIVVAAWTLVSLAVHTVRIFQAQAFRRRGGKITSWLSGDGAA, from the coding sequence ATGGCCCCAGATCTTAATATGGAAAGCGTTGGCAGTAATCCTGTGCGGCTGTGGGGCCTGACGATGGGCGAGCGCGTGCACCGCCTTGCAGTTTCGCTTGGGCTGGAAGGCGATGGCAGCGGCGGCACGATTGTTTCAAACAACGCCGTCACTTACGACCCCGCTTGGCTGCGCCATATCGCAGACAATCCGGGTATGGTCCTGACCTTGGGCGGGGTGCCGGTATTGGGGCATGCGCGAGATGCATCAGAGGCGGCCGAATTGCGCGCCGCGATGGCGGAGGAACGCGCGGCAGCGGTCATCGCCGCTCAGACAGTGCTCACCTATGAAGATGGCCCGACCATCGAGAATAAGCAGCTGCGCAAACGCGAAACGCCGTTTCTGATGCCGCTGACTAAGGAAACGATCAGCCCGCTCGAACGGGCAAGCTATTTCGGCGCCTATAAGGGCGTCACGGATGTTCTGACGAAATATCTCTGGCCCGAATGGGCGCTGGTGCTGACGCGCATCGCCGCCAAGATCGGCATGACCCCCAACATGGTCACGGCCATCGGTTTCATCTGTGTTGTCGCGGCGACATTCTTGTTCGCAAACGGTCAATATTGGCTGGGCATGGGCGTCGGACTGATCTTCATGGTCTTCGATACTGTCGACGGGAAACTGGCGCGCTGCACCATCACCTCCAGCTGGTGGGGGAACATCTTCGATCACGGAATTGACCTTATCCACCCGCCGTTCTGGTGGTGGTTCTGGGCGACGGGACTGGCGGTTTACGGACTGCCGCTGTCCGAACCGATGTTCTGGGCCGTGCAATTTGTGATCCAGGGCGGATACATTCTGCAGCGCGTGATCGAAGGTGTGTTCATGCGCCAAAACGGCATGATGCATATCCATGTGTGGGAGCGGTTTGACAGCCAGTTCCGCCTGATCACTGCGCGGCGCAATCCGAATATGGTGATTCTGTTTGTATCGATGATCTTTGCGCGGCCTGACATCGGACTGATCGTGGTCGCGGCATGGACCCTTGTGAGCCTAGCGGTTCACACCGTGCGGATATTCCAAGCCCAAGCCTTTCGTCGCCGCGGCGGTAAGATCACGTCATGGCTCTCGGGCGATGGCGCAGCATGA
- a CDS encoding MarR family transcriptional regulator: MKAGADNIPRKTRLRLGSLIHDVSRLRRTVADRAMREYEITWAQGWMLLHLDNHEGEMRQVDLAVILDIGTVALGTQIDRLEERGLVERRADPGDRRSKHLFLTQAGEQKLAEILPAALELDGMMTEGFSAEELAETAAVLQRMKDRLVELDDGQRGS, encoded by the coding sequence TTGAAGGCGGGGGCAGACAATATTCCTAGAAAAACCCGGTTACGATTAGGCAGCCTGATCCACGACGTGTCGCGCCTGCGCCGCACAGTCGCTGACCGGGCCATGCGCGAATATGAAATCACTTGGGCGCAAGGCTGGATGCTACTTCATCTCGACAATCACGAAGGTGAAATGCGGCAGGTCGATCTGGCGGTCATACTCGATATCGGCACGGTCGCACTCGGCACACAGATCGACCGGTTGGAAGAACGCGGCTTAGTCGAAAGGCGCGCAGATCCGGGCGATCGCCGCTCGAAACACCTCTTCCTTACGCAGGCCGGTGAGCAAAAACTGGCCGAAATATTGCCCGCAGCACTCGAGCTAGACGGCATGATGACCGAAGGCTTCTCAGCCGAAGAACTGGCCGAAACTGCCGCCGTCTTACAGCGTATGAAAGACCGGTTGGTCGAACTGGATGACGGTCAACGCGGTTCCTGA